The Edaphobacter flagellatus sequence ATTTTTAGGATTAACTCCCCTGCTTTCAATATTTTGCCCTGTGCAAATCGCACAAGACAAACAAAACAGAGCCTTTACAAAAACATATGAGGGGGGAGGGGGGTTCCTAACTCCTCCAGTGCAGAGTCACCGGCCCGGGAAGCGGATGCTCTCCCGTCCCCTTCAGCCTCGCCTGCTTCAGGGCGAAGTACCACTTCGCTGGCTTGTCCGCATCGTCGATCAGCATCAACCCCGGATGGAACCGCAGTCCCTGCGCCTGCTGCACCATCGTCTGCTGGTCCTGCGCCACAAACTTCGCGCCGAAGAACCTCGCCACCGGAGTCACAAACGGAACGTGATAAAAAACGTTCCACGCCGCAATCACATCGATCCGGCACGTTGAAGCAGTCACCGGAGTCACCGTCGTCAAACTCGCGAACCACTTCTTCCCCGCGCGAATCGTCTCGTAGCGCCGGTTCGGCAGCACAAAATCAATCGTCGTCGTCACGTCTTCGCCGTACACGCCCAGCAATTTATAAGGAGCCGAATTCTTGCTCGGCGCATGCGACGACATTCTGAACCCTGCATTGCGCCCCATATGCTCGCGGTCCTCGATCGGCTCGAAGTGCTTCGTCTTCTCGTGGATGCTCCCACGCGAGCGCCACCACCACGCCTGGTGCACAAAGGGCCCGTGCGCCGGGTCCATCAACCCGATGATGCCGTGGTCGACATTGCAAGGCAGCTCGGCCATCAGATGCGCCGAGCGGTACTTATCCGAAAACTTCGGCAGCTCCGGCACCGGAGGCAGCTCGCCCAGCGCGCGTCCCGTACCAGCCTCCGGCAGATACACCCACGCAAACCCGTCGCGCTCCTCACACGGATACGCGCCGGCATAAATCTTGCCCGGCTCCAGCGAATCGTGCGAGGTCAGCGAAGGAATCTCCGCACACTGCCCCGAACACGGTTCGAACTTCCAGCCGTGATACTTGCACTGCACGTGCTCGCCATCGAACCAACCCGCAGAAAGCGGAATCCCGCGATGCGGACACAGATCGCGCATCGCAAACAACCGCCCGTCCTTCTTGCGCCCCAGCACCAGCGGAACGCCAAGCAGCAGCGCAGTCGTCATCTTGCCCACGCGCAACTCAGCGGAGCGCAGCGCCGGATACCAGTCGCCGAAGATCAGCTCCGCCGGAGGCCCCGCAGCCTGTACATCAAGTTGAACCAGATCACGCATCAGCAGTCTGAGTCTACGATAAACCTCCATCCCGAGTGAGAAGGTGTCATTCCGAGCGCAGCGCTGAAAGCGCGTAGCCGAGGAACCCCCGCATTTCACCACTGCTCGCAGCAGCTCGCAAACAAATGGAGGAAACCACAGACGCACCATACACTGAAATCGTGCCCGTCGAGATCACACCTGTACGCCGCAACCGTCTGATCCTCACGCTGCTGTGGCTCTTTTTCTACGCGAGCTTCGCGCTCATGACGCCACCGCTGCTCGACGATGCCGACTCGGTTCACGCAGAGGTCTCGCGCGAGATGCTGTTGCGCCACGACTGGACGACGCTCTACGCGAACGGCATCCGTTACCTCGAAAAGGCGCCCGTCCTCTACTGGTCGATGGCCGCCAGCATGAAGGTCTTCGGCGTCGGCACCGGAGCGGCACGCTTTCCACTCGCCCTCACCGTGCTCGCGCTGGCGCTGGCACTGGAGTTCTTCGCACGTCGCGCCTTCAGCGTCAGCAAAAACAGCGAGACAGACAAAACCGGCCTGCGCGCCGGACTCTACGCCGGACTGATC is a genomic window containing:
- a CDS encoding Rieske 2Fe-2S domain-containing protein, with protein sequence MRDLVQLDVQAAGPPAELIFGDWYPALRSAELRVGKMTTALLLGVPLVLGRKKDGRLFAMRDLCPHRGIPLSAGWFDGEHVQCKYHGWKFEPCSGQCAEIPSLTSHDSLEPGKIYAGAYPCEERDGFAWVYLPEAGTGRALGELPPVPELPKFSDKYRSAHLMAELPCNVDHGIIGLMDPAHGPFVHQAWWWRSRGSIHEKTKHFEPIEDREHMGRNAGFRMSSHAPSKNSAPYKLLGVYGEDVTTTIDFVLPNRRYETIRAGKKWFASLTTVTPVTASTCRIDVIAAWNVFYHVPFVTPVARFFGAKFVAQDQQTMVQQAQGLRFHPGLMLIDDADKPAKWYFALKQARLKGTGEHPLPGPVTLHWRS